The Staphylococcus sp. KG4-3 genome has a window encoding:
- a CDS encoding ABC transporter ATP-binding protein, with protein MEPLLSFKSVSKSYDDLQILDKIDIDIESGHFYTLLGPSGCGKTTILKLIAGFEAADNGEIIYQNKKINQTPANKRKVNTVFQDYALFPHLNVYDNIAFGLKLKKMSKSEIKRKVEEALQLVKLTGYETRTIDGMSGGQKQRIAIARAIVNEPEILLLDESLSALDLKLRTQMQYELREIQSRLGITFIFVTHDQEEALALSDYIFVMKDGKIQQFGTPTDIYDEPVNRFVADFIGESNIVEGTMIDDYLVNIYGQDFDCVDMGIASQKKVEVVIRPEDISLITAAEGLFEVTVDSMLFRGVHYEINCIDRKGYEWMIHSTKKAEIGSKVGLYFDPEAIHIMVPGETEAEFDQRIESYEEHNHA; from the coding sequence ATGGAACCTTTATTATCTTTCAAATCTGTAAGTAAAAGTTATGATGATTTACAGATTTTAGACAAGATTGATATTGATATAGAGTCAGGTCATTTTTATACACTACTTGGACCATCAGGTTGTGGTAAAACTACCATATTAAAACTCATTGCTGGCTTTGAGGCTGCAGATAATGGAGAGATTATTTATCAAAACAAGAAAATAAACCAAACACCGGCAAATAAACGTAAAGTAAATACAGTATTTCAGGATTATGCGTTATTTCCACACCTTAATGTTTATGACAATATAGCTTTTGGATTAAAACTTAAAAAAATGAGTAAGTCTGAAATTAAAAGGAAAGTTGAAGAAGCTTTACAGCTTGTGAAATTAACAGGGTATGAGACACGCACAATTGATGGTATGAGTGGTGGTCAAAAACAACGCATAGCAATTGCACGAGCTATAGTTAATGAGCCTGAAATACTATTATTAGATGAATCGTTGTCTGCACTGGATTTAAAGTTACGTACACAAATGCAATATGAGTTAAGAGAGATACAATCCAGATTAGGGATAACGTTTATTTTTGTAACTCATGACCAAGAGGAAGCCTTGGCTCTTAGTGATTATATCTTTGTTATGAAAGATGGTAAAATTCAACAATTCGGCACACCAACTGATATTTATGATGAACCGGTCAATCGCTTCGTGGCAGACTTTATAGGAGAATCTAATATTGTTGAAGGTACAATGATTGATGACTATTTAGTTAATATTTATGGTCAAGATTTTGACTGTGTTGATATGGGCATAGCTTCTCAGAAAAAGGTTGAGGTTGTTATAAGACCAGAAGATATTAGTTTGATAACAGCTGCAGAAGGTTTATTTGAGGTCACTGTTGATTCGATGCTATTTAGAGGAGTTCACTATGAAATTAATTGTATAGACAGAAAAGGCTATGAATGGATGATTCATTCCACTAAAAAAGCAGAAATAGGAAGTAAAGTTGGCTTGTATTTTGATCCTGAAGCGATTCATATTATGGTCCCAGGAGAAACTGAAGCAGAATTTGATCAACGTATCGAAAGTTATGAGGAGCATAACCATGCGTAA
- a CDS encoding ABC transporter permease, whose protein sequence is MRKINKVLFIPYVLWMILFIIVPVLLLVYFSLFDLHGHFSFDNYKQILTWKYFRMIWDSVVFAAVITLITLLVSYPAAYFIRSSKFQNLWLLILIIPTWINLLLKTYAFIGLLSHDGIINQMLRLLHLPEIDLLFTVPAFLIVASYIYIPFMILPIFNSMKDIPNNILQASSDLGASPFTTFRKVILPLTKQGVLTGIQVTFIPALSLFMITRLIAGNKVINIGTAIEEQFLVIQNYGMGSTIALCLIIFMALVLIITNTKSSNGRG, encoded by the coding sequence ATGCGTAAAATAAACAAAGTCTTATTCATTCCTTATGTGTTATGGATGATACTATTTATTATAGTTCCAGTACTTTTGCTTGTCTACTTCTCCTTATTTGATTTACACGGGCATTTCAGTTTTGACAATTATAAGCAAATTCTGACATGGAAATATTTTCGTATGATTTGGGACTCAGTAGTTTTTGCAGCTGTTATCACACTCATTACATTGTTAGTTAGTTATCCAGCTGCTTATTTTATTAGGTCCTCAAAATTCCAAAATTTATGGTTATTGATATTAATCATACCTACATGGATTAATTTACTACTGAAGACCTATGCATTTATTGGGTTATTGAGTCATGATGGTATTATCAATCAAATGTTAAGGTTATTACATTTACCTGAAATTGATTTATTGTTTACTGTTCCTGCGTTTTTAATTGTAGCAAGTTATATTTATATTCCATTTATGATTTTACCTATTTTTAATAGTATGAAAGACATCCCTAATAATATATTACAGGCATCTAGTGACTTAGGCGCAAGTCCGTTTACTACTTTTAGAAAAGTAATACTTCCATTGACTAAGCAAGGTGTATTAACAGGTATTCAAGTAACGTTCATTCCTGCATTATCATTGTTTATGATAACGAGATTAATTGCAGGAAATAAAGTAATTAATATAGGAACTGCGATTGAAGAGCAATTTCTTGTAATTCAAAATTACGGTATGGGTTCAACGATTGCGCTGTGCCTTATTATATTTATGGCGCTAGTCTTGATTATTACTAATACTAAATCTTCGAATGGAAGAGGGTGA
- a CDS encoding ABC transporter permease, producing the protein MKWYGKLYIYILTAVLYIPIIFLMLYSFNSAGNMIHFEGFTLEHYQSLFNNERLMAVIFNTIAVALLAAAFATVIGTMGAIALFHLRNKKLKVSLLTLNNVLMVSSDVVIGASFLIMFTAIGHFTGLGLGFTTVLISHIAFCIPIVVIIVLPKLYEMNDYTLNAARDLGATEFQVLNKVMLPHLMPAIIGGFFMALTYSLDDFTVSFFVTGNGFSVLSVEVYAMARKGISMEINAISTILFVVIMLSIFGYYFIQNMMKHKKQVKRGIQ; encoded by the coding sequence GTGAAATGGTATGGTAAGTTATATATCTACATATTAACGGCAGTATTGTATATCCCGATTATATTTTTAATGCTTTATTCCTTTAATTCTGCAGGTAACATGATTCACTTTGAAGGATTTACATTGGAACATTATCAATCTTTATTTAATAATGAACGTCTCATGGCAGTTATTTTTAATACAATTGCTGTTGCTTTATTAGCAGCAGCCTTTGCAACTGTGATTGGTACGATGGGTGCAATTGCTTTATTTCATCTGAGAAATAAAAAGTTAAAAGTTTCATTATTAACATTAAATAATGTATTGATGGTTTCATCAGATGTTGTTATCGGTGCGTCATTTTTAATTATGTTTACGGCTATTGGCCATTTTACAGGTCTAGGACTTGGATTCACGACTGTGTTAATTTCTCATATTGCATTCTGTATACCAATCGTTGTCATCATTGTTTTACCTAAACTTTATGAAATGAATGATTACACACTAAATGCAGCGCGTGATTTAGGCGCAACTGAATTCCAAGTATTAAATAAAGTAATGTTACCGCATCTGATGCCTGCAATCATTGGTGGTTTTTTTATGGCCCTCACATATTCACTAGATGACTTTACTGTAAGTTTCTTTGTGACTGGTAATGGATTTAGTGTATTATCAGTAGAAGTTTATGCTATGGCTAGAAAAGGCATTAGCATGGAAATCAATGCTATTTCTACAATATTATTTGTAGTCATTATGTTAAGTATTTTTGGTTATTATTTCATCCAAAATATGATGAAACATAAAAAGCAAGTGAAACGAGGTATACAGTAA
- a CDS encoding PotD/PotF family extracellular solute-binding protein, translating to MKRFLQLIIVSVVVGLICLFISHKFTAKDHSKNGEKIYVYNWGEYIDPSLIKKFQKETGIEVIYETFDSNEAMEAKIRNGGTHYDVAFPSEYTVQKLKRQNMLLPINHDKIPNIKNLDSDYMNMSFDKNNQYSLPYFFGTVGIIYNKKAYPNDNFDSWNQLYNKKYSNDVLLVDGAREVIGLALNKLGYSLNDTNSQHLEKAERNLRHLGPNVKGVVGDEITMMLEQHEANIAVVWSGVAAPMVQGSDEFDYVVPKEGSNLWFDNMVIPKTAQNKAGAYKFMNFLLDAQNNKQNTEWVGYATPNKAARHLLPDEVKNDERFYPSQESQENLEVYRDLGKETLSEYNERFLNFKMSLK from the coding sequence ATGAAGCGATTCTTACAATTAATCATAGTTTCAGTTGTTGTTGGATTGATATGTCTGTTTATCAGTCATAAGTTTACAGCGAAAGACCATTCAAAAAATGGTGAAAAAATTTATGTTTATAATTGGGGAGAATATATTGATCCTAGTTTAATTAAAAAATTCCAAAAGGAAACAGGGATTGAAGTAATCTATGAAACTTTTGATTCTAATGAAGCTATGGAAGCAAAAATACGTAACGGTGGCACACATTACGACGTCGCTTTTCCTAGTGAATATACTGTTCAAAAATTAAAAAGACAAAATATGTTATTACCAATAAATCATGATAAGATTCCTAATATCAAAAATTTAGATTCAGATTATATGAATATGTCTTTTGATAAAAATAATCAATATTCATTGCCATATTTTTTTGGAACTGTAGGAATTATCTATAATAAAAAAGCATATCCTAATGATAATTTTGATTCTTGGAATCAATTATATAATAAAAAGTATAGTAATGATGTATTATTAGTAGATGGTGCAAGAGAAGTAATAGGTTTAGCATTGAATAAATTAGGATACAGTTTAAATGATACGAATTCACAACACCTAGAAAAAGCGGAAAGAAATTTAAGACATTTAGGTCCGAATGTTAAAGGTGTCGTAGGTGACGAAATCACTATGATGCTAGAACAACATGAAGCGAATATTGCTGTTGTGTGGAGTGGTGTTGCTGCTCCTATGGTTCAAGGTAGTGATGAATTTGATTATGTTGTGCCTAAAGAAGGCTCGAACTTATGGTTTGATAATATGGTAATACCTAAAACTGCTCAAAATAAAGCAGGCGCATATAAGTTTATGAATTTCTTATTGGACGCACAAAATAATAAGCAGAATACAGAATGGGTTGGTTATGCAACACCAAATAAAGCAGCAAGACATTTACTTCCAGATGAAGTGAAAAATGATGAACGCTTTTATCCATCACAAGAGTCACAAGAAAACTTAGAAGTATATAGAGATTTAGGAAAAGAAACATTAAGTGAATATAACGAAAGATTTTTAAATTTTAAAATGTCATTAAAATAA
- the auxB gene encoding lipoteichoic acid stability factor AuxB, whose protein sequence is MSGEQYTQVRRPVSRLAEKVLGWLSWVFLLLLTIITMFIALVSFSSETSIQNLETTLNGNDFVQQILANNSLNTTQFVIWLQNGVWAIIVYFIVCLLLSFLALISMNIRMLSGFLFLLATIVTLPLVLLFVPLIIPILFLIVAVMMFARKDKVETVPTYYGEGYQGRYSEYEQQAEPTPQYLEREHTSDVEQQPRKENQLRRGGYSSEVAEKVNSDTQEAHEGPQVLSRQAKYNYKHKKQTEDDQQQTDEFGPVSDVYDENGEAVSNQNQTGVDNTTTEYDEQAEAEAAQRRQEAYEEEQRRKQEAYEEEQRRKQAEAEEAARLKQEKAEEKARIKEEKKERRKREKERRKQQPSAVNQRRQNFEERKKMTSQTVDDTAEHDSKETSESDNSEDNK, encoded by the coding sequence ATGTCAGGAGAGCAATATACTCAAGTTAGACGTCCTGTGAGTCGACTAGCAGAAAAAGTATTAGGTTGGTTAAGCTGGGTATTTTTATTATTACTAACCATTATTACGATGTTTATTGCACTAGTATCTTTTAGTAGTGAGACATCAATACAAAATTTAGAAACTACATTAAATGGGAATGATTTTGTTCAGCAAATTTTAGCTAATAATAGTTTGAATACGACGCAATTTGTGATTTGGTTACAAAATGGTGTGTGGGCTATTATCGTTTACTTTATTGTGTGTTTATTATTATCATTCTTAGCACTTATCTCAATGAATATTAGAATGCTGTCAGGGTTTTTATTCCTCTTAGCTACAATAGTTACGTTGCCATTAGTGTTATTATTTGTTCCGCTGATTATTCCAATCCTATTTTTAATCGTAGCAGTTATGATGTTTGCACGTAAAGATAAGGTGGAAACGGTGCCTACTTATTATGGTGAAGGTTACCAAGGTCGTTATTCAGAATATGAACAACAAGCTGAACCAACACCGCAATATTTAGAGAGAGAACATACTTCTGACGTTGAACAACAACCGAGAAAAGAGAACCAACTAAGAAGAGGTGGCTATTCTTCTGAAGTAGCAGAAAAAGTGAACTCTGATACTCAAGAGGCACATGAAGGACCTCAAGTACTTTCGAGACAAGCGAAATACAATTATAAACATAAAAAACAAACTGAAGATGACCAACAACAAACAGATGAATTTGGTCCAGTAAGCGATGTTTATGATGAAAATGGAGAAGCAGTTTCAAATCAAAATCAAACTGGAGTTGATAATACAACTACAGAGTATGATGAACAAGCTGAAGCAGAAGCTGCACAAAGAAGACAAGAAGCGTATGAAGAAGAGCAACGAAGAAAGCAGGAAGCATACGAAGAAGAACAACGTCGTAAGCAAGCTGAAGCAGAAGAAGCGGCAAGATTGAAACAAGAGAAAGCAGAAGAAAAAGCTCGTATTAAAGAAGAGAAGAAAGAACGTAGAAAACGTGAGAAAGAAAGACGCAAACAACAACCAAGTGCAGTAAATCAGCGCAGACAAAATTTTGAAGAACGTAAAAAAATGACTTCACAAACTGTTGATGATACAGCTGAACATGATAGTAAAGAAACATCTGAATCGGACAACTCTGAAGACAATAAATGA